The genomic stretch GAGGAGAGTCCTTCATGATCCGCTGAAAGGCGTAGATGCCGCCGAGGCGTGTGTCCAACTTGTCGGCGCCGAGGTTCTCCACAGCCGCGGTGTACCGGTCGGTGATCTGTCCTTCCTTCGTCAAGGCCCGCTCCTGCCGGGCATGCTCGTTCGCATGACGCGTCTGGTCAGCCGAGTACCACAAGCCCGCGACCGCGACGACAGAGGCCAGCAGGACCGACATCAACTCGACCCGCCGCGCCCAGTCCAAGCCCGCCGATCCTGGCGGGACCGGCGGGACCGCATCGGCCTGCGTTCCGGGGCGGCCTCCCCGGAACGGCTCTCCCTGGAGCCGGGCATGCCGGCCCGGACAGTGGGACGAGTGGTACGGCGTAACCGGCGCGGACGTGATGGAGGCAGAGAAGACATAGCGCAGGGGATCGCGAACACCCCGGAACCCGATACTCCAGAATCCCCCGCAGCCGGGGCCGAACCAGTTGAGGGCCTCCCGGAGGAAGGCGGTCATGTCCAGCCAGGCGGGCGGGACGTGGGCCTCGCGCAGGGGCGGGGTCGATCAGGTCGGGGAAACCGGTCCTCACGGCAGGCTGCCAGCGCTCGTCGGTGGGCGGGTGGTTGTTCGTCGGTGTGGTCACAAGTGGGGTAGGCGGGGTGTGAGGTGATCCCCGGGGTGTGGTCACACCTGACAATGGACTTGTTGATCCTGGAAGGTGTAGATCCACGTGGCAAGGCCCTCGGAATGCAGTGCGAAGTTCCGGTCCGACGCGCTCGCTTTGTGGCGGGCTTCGGCCGGCAGGCGGACGTATCGGGACGTCGCGGCTGATCTGAACGCCAACCCCGAGACGCTGCGGACCTGGGTGCGTGACGCCGGCGGCCGTCCGGCCGTCTCCAGCGCGTCCCAGGACACTGAGGCCGAACTGGCCCGGCTGCGGGCGGAGAACACCAGGCTGGCCAAGGCGGAAAAGGAATGGCAACTCGAGCGGGAGATCCTGCGACGGGCAGCCGCCTGTGTCGCGCGGGAGATGAAGTGAAAACCGCCGCTTGGGACTTCGTCCCCGCCCACGCCGAGATGTTCGGCATCAAGCGGACATGCCGGGTACTGGAAGTCTCCCGCTCGGGCTACTACCGCTGGATCGCCGGCGCCCCGGCGCGGGCGGAGCGCCAGGCCGCCGAGGACGCCCTGGTCGAGGAGATCCGCGAAATCCATGGTGAACACCGCGGGGAACTACGGCGCGCTCCGGGTCCACGCCGAACGCGCGGCTTCGGCCACACGGTCAACCGCAAACGGGTCGCCAGACTGATGCGCAAGCACGGCATCATCGGCCGCCACCTGCGGAAGAAGAAGCGCACACGATCGGCAAGTTGCGCTCTGTCGCTGGCAGGGGCGAAACCGTGGCGGTGTCGCGGGACTGACAGCCGGACCTGCGTGCCGCAAGGCTTACGGCGCACGACTCCGGGGCATGTCCCCGGAGTCCGGACGCGGTAGGTGACGGAGGCCACGAGTATCGTCCGGCGGTCAGGGGGAGCATGGGCGCATGGACACCGTCGGCGTTGCCGCTGCGAGGCGCGTGGACAGTCCCGCACCCGCCCTCAGGCGAACTGGGGTGCGGAAGGTCGCGCCGGGAGAAGGGACTTGACGGACAGACCCACGGAGCACGTGGCCTGACGTACGACCCGGGCCGCTTGGCATGCGGCCCCGGCGAGCGAGCGCACGCACTCCACAGCACCGCGAACGAACATCCTCTTCCTGTCGCTAGAGTTGACGGCGCCGGGCCCGGACTACCGTGCCCGGTGGACGGGCGTGACGATCGGCGCGCGTCAGCGCGTGGCAGGTACCACGGGAGGGCTCGGCCCGACGACCCGCGCCATGACGGTCGGCAAGCGGCGTGTCCGGAGCGTGTATGACGGCCGGCACCCATGGCGATGATCCGTCCGGCAACGCGCTCGCCGGACTGTTCGACACCGCCGTTGTCGCAGCCCTGCGCACGACGTTCGGTGACCGACTGCGACAGCCCTACATGCGCTGGCAGCGCGTAGGCTACAGCGGCGCCGTGCTCTCGCGAGTCCTGTACACCCGGCCAGACGGTGGCGACGACCACCTGATCCTCAAGGTGCTGCCGACCGCCGAGGAGGCCGGTGAACCCGACCGGCACAACCGCGCACGGGCGTTGGCCCCGGACTTCGCCGACCGACACATGGTGCTTCAGCCCTTTCCGCCGCTGGACCTGCCCGACGGACGTCGCATCATGTTCCAGTCGGTGGAGGAGGATCTTTCGAACACTGACACTCTGGACAAGATACGGACCAGCGACCTGCCCGGGGCTTGTGCGGCCCTGGTCCGGCTGCTGCTCGTGGACTGGAATGGGGCCGACGGCCGACAGGTTCTGCGGAGGCCCGCGCCCACGGTCGCCCAGTATCTGCGCGACGAACTGCGCGACGCGTTGTCCCCCGGCCGGACGGCGTACACATGGGCAGACTCCCGCCATCTCCTGTCGCCCGACGACGACTGTGTCGAGATGCCTGACGAGCCGGAGCCACGGCTGTTGCCCAACCCGGTGACGGCCCTGCGCCCGGACTCGGCACTCGGGTCCGCCACGGTCGAGAACCTGATCGGCCACACCCACGGGGACCTGCACCAAGGCAATGTGCTCGTCCCGCTGCGGGGCCGGCTCTCGCAGGCTGACGGACGTGCCGCGCTCCGCCTCATCGACCTCTCGCACTATGCGTCCGATGCTCCCCTGAGTCGCGATGTCGTCGCGCTGGTGCTGTCCCTGTGCGGCGACCACCTGTCGTCCTTGGAGCACGGAACCCGGCGCGGCGAGGGGGCTGAGGACCTGATCGAACTCGTCCTCGACCCGTGGCGGGAGGAATCCTCCGGGCTGCTGCCCCAGAGCCTGGACGCCTCGGTCCGGGCCGTCCACCGCACCTGCCACGACATCCTGCCGCCGAGCCATCGCGAGTACTGGCATCTGCAGTACCTGCTGTCGGTCCTCGCCGGCGCCCTGGTCCACCTGTCCTATGTGAAGCACGGCGAGTGGGGCCGCTGGTGGTTCTTCCGGCTGGCCGCGCGGGCGGCGCACGCGGTATTTCGGGCACTGCGCCCGAATGCCCGACTCCCGGCCAACCCCTGGCGCCCACCCCTGATCTGCCGCTTCGTTCCCGGCACGGCACATTCGAAGAAGCCCGCCGAGGCGGCGCCCCGGCCGATCCACTGGCTGTCGACGACCGCGTACGGACTGCTGACGGCCCCCGGAGGGCTGGTCGGGCGACAGAGGGAGACGGATGCCGTCCGAGCCTTCGTGTCCGGCTCCGGCCCGGACACCCCCGGGGCGCTGGTGGTGCGGGCGGTGGGCGGCATGGGCAAGTCGGCCCTGGTGTGGAGCTTTCTCCAGACCGGCCTCACCGAAGTGCAGCGGCAGGAGCACAGCGCTTTCGACATAGGGGTGTGGTGGTCCTTCTCTGACCTCGGCGGCGAGGCAGGGGCCCTCGTCCGCTCCCTCGCCACGCTCGGCGGCCCGACTTCGAACGCTCGGACGGACTCCGAGCTGTCCCGTGCACTGTCTGTGGTGCAGAACCGTCGCTGTCTGCTGGTCCTCGACGCTCTCGAACGGCAGTTGCCGGTCTATCAGAGCGGCCAAGCACGGAGTCGGCCCGATGCAATCGGGCGGTCGGCCGGAGCCGGCGAGGAAGACGCCGGGGCCGGCAGCGGAACCGGTGAGGGTGGCCTCGGCCTCGGTATCGTCGACGAGCGGATCGTCGCCCTGATCCGGAGTGTGCTCGACGGGGGCGAATCCAGGCTCCTGGTCACCACCCGGCTGGTGCCGCCGCTGCTCGAGGAGTCACGGAAGGTCGCCCACCTCGATCTCGGGCCTCTGGACACCGCGGAGAGCAGCCTGCTCAGCGGACGGTTCGGGGTATCCGGCGACCCGGTGCTGGCCACGGAGATCGAGCGGCTGACCGGTGGTCACCCACTCCTGACGCAGATCGTCTGCCGTGCGTTGGGCGCCCGCCTCGTCGCTCCGAGCGAACTGGCCACGGCCGTCGCCCACAGCAGCATCCCGGAGCACGTCACCGACGAGGTCGCCGTGGCCAGTGCGGCGGTCCTCGACATGGTGGTCACCGCCCTGTCGGACCGGGAACGCCGAACGGCTCACGTGGCAGCCTCCGCCGCCTACGCCTGGACGACCGCTGAGGTGCACGCCATGCTGCGTCGGCTCGGCTACGCGGCCGAGAGCACCGACGCGACGGAGCACACGCTTTCCCGGCTGTTCGGCCTAGGGCTGATGGGAAGGGTCACTGACGGCTATGCTCCCGACCGCTGGTCGATGCATCCGGTCGTCAAGGCGGCGCTGGCACGCGAGGGTGATGCCGGATCGGTCTCCCTGGCCGTTCTCACCGAACTGCGGGCCAAGGGCGCGGACGTGACGCCGCCGCGCGTGCGCGGACTGGGGGACCTGCGTGGCCCGCTCGAGTTCTTCCACGCGCTGTGCGACCGGGCCGACGCCGACCCTGCGCTCCCCGGCGTCTACGACGAGGCCGGGTCGCACTACCTCCGCGCACTGCACACGCCCCTCACCTTCTCGATCCGCGAGCACCAGGAACGGATGACTCTGCTCAACCGTCTGTGGCCGCGCGGCATACGGAGCGACAGCCCGTTGCGCATCCCCCAGATCCGGACCGGTGTGCACAACGCTGCCGCCATGACCTATCAGTGGCTGGGACACAACACCCGCGCCGCCCAGCTACTCCGGGAGGCATTGCACACCCCCGGTCGCGGCGCCGACCCCACGGCGTGGAGCAACCTTGCTTCCGTTCTGCTCTACACCGACGCTCTGGAAGAGGCCGGCGACGCCGCGGTGACCGCGGTGCGTCACGCGCTGGCCAATTCTGCGGATACCTCGGTGCCCCTGACCTACCTTGCCCTGGTCCTGGCACAGAGCGGGCGTCCGGTGGAGGGGGTCCTGCGGTTGCGAGACCGTCTTGGCAGTGCCTACCCGACACCGGAGTGGCTCGCCCTGCGGGACGGCGATCTGGCACGGTGGGTGGGTGAGCCCGAGCGGGCACTGCGTTTGGGAAAGCGGTCCCTCACTCTGGCGAACACCCGTCGCAACGGTTACATCGCCCCGCTCATCGAGGCCGCCCGCCTCACCGGACAGTGCCTGGTCGAGGTCGGACGACGGAGCGATGCTCTGCCGCTGCTGGAGCAGGCATTGAGCCGCACCCGGCAGTTCGTCCTGGTCCAAGAGGAACTGCCGATCCGTGTCGCGCTGGCCCGTGCGTATGCGCCCAGCGACCCACAGCGGGCGCTGCGCCTGCTGGCCGAGGGCTTCGACCACCGTGGGGAGGGCGAGTACCGTTGGTTCACCG from Streptomyces sp. NBC_00690 encodes the following:
- a CDS encoding tetratricopeptide repeat protein, with the protein product MTAGTHGDDPSGNALAGLFDTAVVAALRTTFGDRLRQPYMRWQRVGYSGAVLSRVLYTRPDGGDDHLILKVLPTAEEAGEPDRHNRARALAPDFADRHMVLQPFPPLDLPDGRRIMFQSVEEDLSNTDTLDKIRTSDLPGACAALVRLLLVDWNGADGRQVLRRPAPTVAQYLRDELRDALSPGRTAYTWADSRHLLSPDDDCVEMPDEPEPRLLPNPVTALRPDSALGSATVENLIGHTHGDLHQGNVLVPLRGRLSQADGRAALRLIDLSHYASDAPLSRDVVALVLSLCGDHLSSLEHGTRRGEGAEDLIELVLDPWREESSGLLPQSLDASVRAVHRTCHDILPPSHREYWHLQYLLSVLAGALVHLSYVKHGEWGRWWFFRLAARAAHAVFRALRPNARLPANPWRPPLICRFVPGTAHSKKPAEAAPRPIHWLSTTAYGLLTAPGGLVGRQRETDAVRAFVSGSGPDTPGALVVRAVGGMGKSALVWSFLQTGLTEVQRQEHSAFDIGVWWSFSDLGGEAGALVRSLATLGGPTSNARTDSELSRALSVVQNRRCLLVLDALERQLPVYQSGQARSRPDAIGRSAGAGEEDAGAGSGTGEGGLGLGIVDERIVALIRSVLDGGESRLLVTTRLVPPLLEESRKVAHLDLGPLDTAESSLLSGRFGVSGDPVLATEIERLTGGHPLLTQIVCRALGARLVAPSELATAVAHSSIPEHVTDEVAVASAAVLDMVVTALSDRERRTAHVAASAAYAWTTAEVHAMLRRLGYAAESTDATEHTLSRLFGLGLMGRVTDGYAPDRWSMHPVVKAALAREGDAGSVSLAVLTELRAKGADVTPPRVRGLGDLRGPLEFFHALCDRADADPALPGVYDEAGSHYLRALHTPLTFSIREHQERMTLLNRLWPRGIRSDSPLRIPQIRTGVHNAAAMTYQWLGHNTRAAQLLREALHTPGRGADPTAWSNLASVLLYTDALEEAGDAAVTAVRHALANSADTSVPLTYLALVLAQSGRPVEGVLRLRDRLGSAYPTPEWLALRDGDLARWVGEPERALRLGKRSLTLANTRRNGYIAPLIEAARLTGQCLVEVGRRSDALPLLEQALSRTRQFVLVQEELPIRVALARAYAPSDPQRALRLLAEGFDHRGEGEYRWFTAEAHATRGEILRDLGRPDAAERHRARALALASEPTGWEYAPLLRRLKPSLLADGERPLPAQVLALLAEWA
- a CDS encoding IS3 family transposase yields the protein MKTAAWDFVPAHAEMFGIKRTCRVLEVSRSGYYRWIAGAPARAERQAAEDALVEEIREIHGEHRGELRRAPGPRRTRGFGHTVNRKRVARLMRKHGIIGRHLRKKKRTRSASCALSLAGAKPWRCRGTDSRTCVPQGLRRTTPGHVPGVRTR
- a CDS encoding transposase, with translation MARPSECSAKFRSDALALWRASAGRRTYRDVAADLNANPETLRTWVRDAGGRPAVSSASQDTEAELARLRAENTRLAKAEKEWQLEREILRRAAACVAREMK